Proteins found in one Quercus robur chromosome 2, dhQueRobu3.1, whole genome shotgun sequence genomic segment:
- the LOC126701609 gene encoding uncharacterized protein LOC126701609 — MEGSGPRQTRHADSQRQDNFLNLEREKDQDKQREGSVNTSHTSRSLSKGKGHASHKQNDRKALQQEIDDLKKKLRRAQRKRPSPDSDTSSDEDNEYRRRSRTLPSENFSYEEEGPCKRGHKSPSYQGLANDAMSKALDCISQSPFTRRIEGAELPQWFHQPTFAIYNGRTDPVEHLTQAFGSRFIISSRVPRPLDSLLSLSMREGETLKAYLDRYWEMYNEIEGNYDDVAISTFKRGLPTEHGLRKSLTGKPVTSVHQLMDKIDKYKRVEEDQQTGKGKAKVVPQERRDFRSNRIINSNRPRRDYSEQSGSTGASAVHAVFREPLHKILDKVKGEPFFQWLNRMAGEPSKRNQNLYCVYHQEPGHTTDDCRNLKNHLDRLVREEKLRHLLHRPEGWQEQSNFETRRSTLRPPIGTINVILAALGRTGSSPFRVMSMGRFPTEPNDRESKRAKVIATPLIGFSDEDKQGTLQPHDDALVVTLRIGGYDVKRVLVDQGNAVEVMYPDLYKGLNLKPKDLSPHDSSLVSFEGKTVTPKGMIRLPVQTDSDVVEVNFIVVDAYSPYTAIVARPWLHALGAVPSTLHQKVKHPSGGQVKEIMGNQTMARQCMVSAISRRPNSEPSTSAENHL; from the exons atggaaggatcaggtccgcgccaaaccaGACATGCAGATTCCCAACGGCAGGACAATTTTTTGAATCTCGAACGGGAGAAAGACCAAGACAAgcaacgagagggcagtgtgaacacctctcacacgagcAGAAGCCTTTCGAAAGGCAAAGGTCATGCATCCCATAAGCAAAACGATCGAAAGGCTTTACAACAAgaaattgatgatttgaagaagaagctgcgcCGAGCGCAGCGAAAACGTCCTTCACCCGATTCGGACACTAGCAGTGATGAGGATAATGAATATAGGCGGAGATCAAGAACCCTTCCAAGTGAGAATTTTTCCTACGAGGAAGAGGGACCTTGCAAACGCGGCCACAAAAGCCCATCTTACCAAGGCTTGGCCAACgatgccatgagcaaggccctggattGCATCTCCCAGTCGCCTTTCACGCGTAGAATAGAGGGGGCAGAGCTTCCTCAGTGGTTCCATCAACCAACATTTGCcatatacaatggtcgaactgacccagtagagcat ctaacacaggcttttggttcccgtTTCATTATCAGCAgcagagtccctcggcccctagATTCCCTCCTATCCTTGTCCATGCGGGAAGGGGAGACACTGAAAGCCTACTTAGACAGGTACTGGgaaatgtataatgagatagaaGGAAATTACGATGACGTTGCCATTAGTACATTCAAGAGGGGCCTGCCGACAGAGCACGGCTTAAGAAAGTCCCTCACTGGGAAGCCAGTCACCAGCGTGCACCAACTCATGGACAaaattgacaagtacaaaagggttgAGGAAGACCAGCAGACGGGGAAGGGCAAAGCtaaggttgtccctcaggagaggagggacttcaggtcgaaCCGCATTATCAACAGTAATAGGCCGAGGAGAGATTACTCGGAACAATCTGGTTCCACTGGGGCATCAGCGGTccatgctgtgttccgagaaccacTACACAAGATCCTAGATAAGGTAAAGGGCGAACCGTTCTTTCAATGGCTGAACAGGATGGCAGGTGAGCCCTCAAAACGTAATCAGAATCTATATTGCGTGTACCACCAAGAGCCAGGTCACACCACCGATGATTGCAGGAATCTGAAAAACCATTTAGACCGGCTTGTCCGAGAAGAGAAGTTGAGGCATTTGTTACATCGCCCTGAAGGATGGCAGGAACAGTCAAATTTCGAAACCAGACGAAGTAcattgaggccacccattggcacaataaatgtcattcttgccgcactTGGAAGGACCGGTTCCAGCCCTTTCAGAGTAATGTCAATGGGCAGGTTCCCGACTGAGCCTAACGACAGGGAATCCAAGAGAGCCAAAGTAATTGCCACGCCCTTAATCGGGTTCTCGGATGAGGACAAACAAGGAACCCTTCAACCCCACGATGATGCCCTAGTCGTCACGCTCAGAAttggaggttatgacgtgaaaagAGTGCTGGTTGATCAAGGCAACGCCGTGGAAGTAATGTATCCTGATTTGTATAAAGGATTGAACTTGAAGCCAAAGGACCTGTCGCCACACGACTCCTCTTTGGTcagttttgaaggaaaaaccGTCACTCCaaaaggcatgattaggctgcctgTACAAACAGACTCAGACGTGGTGGAGGTGAACTTTATTGTGGTAGATGCgtactccccctacacagctatCGTGGCCCGAccatggcttcatgcactaggggctgtgCCATCAACCTTGCACCAAAAAGTGAAGCATCCGTCAGGAGGTCAAGTCAAAGAAATAATGGGGAACCAAACCATGgccaggcaatgcatggtgtccGCAATCTCACGTCGACCAAATAGTGAACCTTCCACCTCAGCCGagaaccacttatag